In Haloarchaeobius salinus, the sequence GCGCCGCCCCCGCCGGTCCACTCCCAGACGACGGTCGTGCCCGGGTCGACCCGGACTGCGGCGGGTTCGAACGCGTGGTTGCCGCCGTTGCCGGCCGCGCCGACCGCGACGGTCACCTCGTCCTGCCCGCGCATGTCGGCGGTGCCCTCGTAGTTCTCGACGCCGTCGAACCAGTCGCCGTAGTCGGGTTCCGCCTCGACGAGCCCACCGAGCCCGATGTCGACCGGCACGTCGCCGACGACCACCGCGGCCTTCATCCCCATCGCCTCGTGGGGGACGCAGACGTACGTACTGACGCCCTCGTCCTCGAAGGTGTGCTCGAACGTCGCGCTCGCGTCGTCCACGAGGTCGCTCTCGTACGCGCCGTCGGTCGCGGCGACGTTGTGCATCCCGCCCTCGCCGGTCCACTCCCAGACGACGGTCGTGCCGGGGTCGACCCTGACCGCCGCGGGACCGAAGCCGAACGCGCCACCGTTGCCCGGCGTTCCGACGCCGACGGTCACCTCGGACTGGCCCCGCGCGTCGACGAGCCCGTCGAAGTTGTCGACGTTCTCGAACCACGCCGCGAGTTCGGGCGTCTCCTGTGCCCGCGTAGGCGTGCTGGCGGCACCGGCGAGTGCGGTGCCCGCTGCGAGGGTCCCGACCCCACGGAGGACGGTTCGGCGGTCGACGTCGGTGTGTGGCTGGCTCGTGTTCATGAGCGAACATACGCGTACCCCGTATAAACAACGTTTTAGGTCTCCCAAAAAGCGGGAAACGTATTCCGTGTATAAGCAACCGTATGTGTTCTGTTAGGCTGTAAACCATGAGTTCCAGCACGTCACGACGGCGGTTCCTGCAGGCGGTCGGAGTGGGCAGCGCGACGGCCCTCGCGGGCTGCACCATCGGCAGCCAGCGCGACGACCTCTCCGTCGTCGAGAACGAGCTGGGGAGCCCGGCATCGCTCTCGCCGGCCGCGGCGGTCGACGTCGACCGCGTCGCCGCCGACCCGCGGGACATCCCCGCCCCGATCACGCGGACGGAACCCGCGACGGTAGCGGTCGAGATGGAGACGACCGAGGTCACCGCCGAGGTCGAGCCCGGCGTCACGTTCACGTACATGACCTTCGACGGGCAGATCCCGGGCCCGATGGTCCGGGCGCGCGTCGGCGACACCATCGACCTCACCATCCGGAACAACGAGGCGAACTCGATGGTCCACAACGTCGACTTCCACGCCGCCCGCGGCCCCGGCGGCGGTGCCGAGGCGACGACGGTCGCCCCCGGCGAGGAGGCCCGACTCCGCTTCCGGGTCACCTACCCCGGTGCGTTCGTCTACCACTGCGCGGTCGCGAACGTCGACTACCACATCTCGGCGGGGATGTTCGGCCTCATCGTCGTCGAGCCCGAGGAGGGTCTCCCGGCGGTCGACCACGAGTTCTACCTCGGCCAGCACGAGCTCTACACGACCGGCGCGGCCGGCGAGGAGGGCCACCACGAGTTCGACTTCGAGGCGATGGCCGCCGAGGAGCCGACGTACGTGCTGATGAACGGCCAGAAGTACGCCATCGGCCCGCAGGGCTACGACGAGATGCAGGTGAACACGGGCGAGACCGTCCGGCTGTTCTACGCGGTCGGCGGCCCGAACCTCACCTCCTCGTTCCACCCCATCGGCAGCGTCTGGGACGAGGTCTGGGAGCAGGGGGCGCTGGCGAGCCAGCCGGACCGCTTCGTCCAGACGACGCCCGTGCTACCGGGCTCCTCGGCCGTCGCGACGATGTCGTTCCCGGTTCCCGGCCCGGTCAAGCTCGTCGACCACGCGCTCAGCCGCGTGGCCAGAAAGGGCTGTCTCGCCGTCATCGACGTCCAGGGTCCCGAGGATACGACGGTTTTCGACCCGGAGCCGGCGTAGGGCGGCGGTGAACGCCCGCTCGGTTTCTGCTCGCAGCGCGTTCAGTCCAGACAGGCGGCCACGATCCTCAACATCCGCTCGCCCCGCACCTCGTCGGCGAACAGCGGGACGCGGCGCACGTCGGTCCCGCGGAACAGCTCCTGTGCCTCCGCCAGCGCGGACTGCTGGACGTCCCAGCGGCGCTGGCAGAACTCGCAGTCGGCGAGGTTCGGCTTCACGAACTCGTCGGCGTCGACCGCGTCGGTCACGTCGGCGAGGTCCTCCATCACCCGGTTGACGACGACGGTCCCGACCGGGATCTCGAAGTCGGCGAGCTGTGCGCGCAGCCGGCGGGACTCGAAGACGCTCATCTCCTCGGGCACCATGACGATGCGGAAGTCGGTCCGGTTCCGGTCGCGAAGGACCGCCCGGAGGCGCTCGATGCGGTCGGCCAGCTCGTCGAGGTCGGGCGACTGCTGGGTCGCCTCGTCGCCCCCGCCGAACATCCCGCCGAGCCCGCCCATCAGGCCACTGAGTCGCTCGCGCATCTTGGCGATGCGGCCGACCATCGTGTCCATGACCTCGGGGAGTTCGAGCAGGCGGAGCGTGTGGCCCGTCGGCGCGGTGTCGACGACGACGCGGTCGAATCGCGGGTCGTCGAGGTACTCCAGGAAGAGCTGCATGGCGGCGGCCTCGTCCGCGCCGGGCATCGCGCCGCCGAGCATCGAGCTCATGGGGTCCTCGCCGTCGCCGCCGAGCATGTCGCCGAGGCCGCCCATCGGTCCCTGGCCCATCGCGTCGTCGCCGGCCATCGGCCCCGCGCCGGAGTCGTCGCCGAAGGGGTCGCCATCCTGCCCACCGCCCGCGCCGCCGAACAGCGCCTCCCCCTCCGCCATCGCCTGCTCGGGGTCGATCTCGGCGGCGAACAGCGGGATCTCCTCGCGGATGCGCGTCGGCTCCGCTGGAATCTCCGTCTCGAACGTGTCCGACAGCGAGTGCGCCGGGTCCGTAGAGACGACGAGCGTGCGCGTCCCGTCGGCCGCGCTGGCGAGGGCCGTCGCGGCCGCCATCGTCGTCTTGCCGACGCCGCCCTTCCCGCCGTAGAGGACGTACTCGGGGGCGTCGACGCCGTCCAGCGCGTCCGTCGTCGCTTCGTCGAGATTCTCGTCCACCGCGTCGACCTCGATGCCGTCGGCCGGGTGGGTGGTCTCCTCGGCGTGGTCCGCGCTCGCGTCGTCGGCGTCCTCGACCTCGTCGACCGGGTCGACGCTGATGTCGCTCATGCGCCCGGGTATCGGCCGACGACTTGTGTACTCATCGGTCCCGCTATCGGTTGTGGGCCGGAGGCAGTGAGAGAGAGAGGGAAACGGGACGCATCTTCTTTCCCCCACCTGTTGGGATAGCCTCACCCGAACCGCTCGGCGAGCCGGTCGGCGGCCTCCTCGACCCGGGGCGTGACGAGCGCGAACCGGAACCAGTCGTCGAACGCCTCGCCGAAGGCTTCCCCGGGCATGCCAGCGACGCCGGCGTCGTCGATGAGTGCTTTCGTGTTCGCGATGGTGCCGGGGTAGCCGTCGAACCGGGCCATGACGTAGAACGCGCCGTCGGGCTCGGTGTACGCCGCGCCGGCCTCGTCGAGCGCGTCGGTGAAGGTGTCGACGCGGTCGGCGAGGAGCTGGCGGTTCGCCTCGTGGTACGCGGGGTCGGTGTGCCGGAGCGCCTGGAGGACGGCGTGCTGGCCCGGGCGCGTGGTGGCGACGTTGACGAGCATGTGCCGGGCCTTCGCGGCCTCGACGTGCTCCTCGGGGAAGACGGCGTAGCCGACGCGGAAGCCCGTGATGGCGAACGTCTTCGAGAACGAGTTCGTCACGATTCGGTGGTCGGAGTCGACCGACAGCGCGCTCGAAAAGCGGCCCGAGCGGTCGTAGTGGTCGTACACCTCGTCGCTGACGAGGATGGCGTCGTGCTCCTCCGCGACGGCGACGAGCTCGCGGATGGTCTCCTCGGGGTAGACCGCGCCCGTGGGGTTGTTCGGCGAGTTGACGACGATGCAGGCGGTGTCGTCGCTGGCCGCCTCGCGCACCGCCGCGGGGTCGAGCGTGCCGTCGTCGTCGGTCGGGACGAACCGCTGCGTGCCGCCGAGCATCGAGGTCTTGCCGGGGTAGTACGGATAGACGGGGTCCGTCAGGATGACCTCGTCGCCGGCACCGCGTTCGAGCGCGCGGGCCATCGCGAGGTAGTTCGCCTCGCCGCCGCCGTTCGTGACGACGATCTGTGACTCGTCGACGCCCCGGCGTGCGGCGATCTCCTCGCGCAGGTCGCGCAGGCCCTCCGAGGGCGCGTACTGGAACTCCGACTGGTCGAAGTCGGCGTA encodes:
- a CDS encoding halocyanin domain-containing protein, with the translated sequence MNTSQPHTDVDRRTVLRGVGTLAAGTALAGAASTPTRAQETPELAAWFENVDNFDGLVDARGQSEVTVGVGTPGNGGAFGFGPAAVRVDPGTTVVWEWTGEGGMHNVAATDGAYESDLVDDASATFEHTFEDEGVSTYVCVPHEAMGMKAAVVVGDVPVDIGLGGLVEAEPDYGDWFDGVENYEGTADMRGQDEVTVAVGAAGNGGNHAFEPAAVRVDPGTTVVWEWTGGGGAHDVQDSDGVFASEPTDVGGATYSLTFDGDGVSTYACTSGDSDAMRGAVVVGNPEAGIVHVSEASMLVGGLLGTALLFPLGLLAFLLATGEGDREGVVHAPGGNVPPKRRNRRR
- the nirK gene encoding copper-containing nitrite reductase, which codes for MSSSTSRRRFLQAVGVGSATALAGCTIGSQRDDLSVVENELGSPASLSPAAAVDVDRVAADPRDIPAPITRTEPATVAVEMETTEVTAEVEPGVTFTYMTFDGQIPGPMVRARVGDTIDLTIRNNEANSMVHNVDFHAARGPGGGAEATTVAPGEEARLRFRVTYPGAFVYHCAVANVDYHISAGMFGLIVVEPEEGLPAVDHEFYLGQHELYTTGAAGEEGHHEFDFEAMAAEEPTYVLMNGQKYAIGPQGYDEMQVNTGETVRLFYAVGGPNLTSSFHPIGSVWDEVWEQGALASQPDRFVQTTPVLPGSSAVATMSFPVPGPVKLVDHALSRVARKGCLAVIDVQGPEDTTVFDPEPA
- a CDS encoding ArsA family ATPase, with protein sequence MSDISVDPVDEVEDADDASADHAEETTHPADGIEVDAVDENLDEATTDALDGVDAPEYVLYGGKGGVGKTTMAAATALASAADGTRTLVVSTDPAHSLSDTFETEIPAEPTRIREEIPLFAAEIDPEQAMAEGEALFGGAGGGQDGDPFGDDSGAGPMAGDDAMGQGPMGGLGDMLGGDGEDPMSSMLGGAMPGADEAAAMQLFLEYLDDPRFDRVVVDTAPTGHTLRLLELPEVMDTMVGRIAKMRERLSGLMGGLGGMFGGGDEATQQSPDLDELADRIERLRAVLRDRNRTDFRIVMVPEEMSVFESRRLRAQLADFEIPVGTVVVNRVMEDLADVTDAVDADEFVKPNLADCEFCQRRWDVQQSALAEAQELFRGTDVRRVPLFADEVRGERMLRIVAACLD
- a CDS encoding pyridoxal phosphate-dependent aminotransferase, which translates into the protein MEYEKPLFFEIMSYAVHADRDVVDMVSGNPDWEPPEPLRDGLREYADFDQSEFQYAPSEGLRDLREEIAARRGVDESQIVVTNGGGEANYLAMARALERGAGDEVILTDPVYPYYPGKTSMLGGTQRFVPTDDDGTLDPAAVREAASDDTACIVVNSPNNPTGAVYPEETIRELVAVAEEHDAILVSDEVYDHYDRSGRFSSALSVDSDHRIVTNSFSKTFAITGFRVGYAVFPEEHVEAAKARHMLVNVATTRPGQHAVLQALRHTDPAYHEANRQLLADRVDTFTDALDEAGAAYTEPDGAFYVMARFDGYPGTIANTKALIDDAGVAGMPGEAFGEAFDDWFRFALVTPRVEEAADRLAERFG